The following proteins are co-located in the Peromyscus maniculatus bairdii isolate BWxNUB_F1_BW_parent chromosome 23, HU_Pman_BW_mat_3.1, whole genome shotgun sequence genome:
- the LOC102912747 gene encoding cytochrome P450 3A9: MDLIPNFSMETWMLLVTSLVLLYLYGTHSHGIFKKLGIPGPKPLPFLGSIFAYHQKGFWEFDKQCHKKYGKMWGFFEGRQPMLAIMDPDMIKTVLVKECYSTFTNRRVFGPSGILKKAITIAENEEWKRIRALLSPTFTSGKLKEMLPIINQYADVLVRNMRHGSENGNSISMKDIFGAYSMDVITATSFGVNVDSLNNPQDPFVEKIKKILKFDIFDPLFLIVTLFPFLIPIFDALNICLFPKDVISFFKTSVQRMKEDRIQDKAKQRVDFLQLMINSQSSNIKESHKALSDLEIVAQSIIFIFAGYETTSSALSFALYLLATHPDVQKKLQDEIDAALPNKAPATYDTLVQMEYLDMVVDETLRLYPIAGRLERVCKKDVEINGVLIPKGTVMMVPTFALHRDPKHWPEPEEFHPERFSKKNQGSINPYTYLPFGDGPRNCIGMRFALMNMKLALVRVLQNFSFQPCKETQIPLKIGKQGLLQPEKPILLKVVSRDETVSGA; encoded by the exons ATGGACCTGATCCCAAACTTTTCCATGGAAACCTGGATGCTCCTGGTTACCAGCCTGGTGCTCCTCTACCT GTATGGAACCCATTCacatgggatttttaaaaagttgggaATTCCTGGGCCCAAGCCTCTGCCTTTCTTGGGTTCAATTTTTGCTTACCACCAGAAG ggCTTCTGGGAATTTGACAAACAATGTCATAAAAAATATGGGAAAATGTGGGG GTTTTTTGAGGGCCGACAGCCTATGCTGGCTATCATGGATCCAGACATGATCAAAACAGTGCTGGTGAAGGAATGTTATTCTACCTTCACAAATCGTCGG GTATTTGGTCCATCGGGAATTTTGAAAAAAGCCATCACCATCGCTGAGAATGAGGAATGGAAGAGAATCCGAGCATTGCTGTCTCCAACCTTCACCAGTGGAAAGCTCAAGGAG aTGCTCCCCATCATTAACCAGTATGCAGATGTGTTGGTGAGAAACATGAGGCATGGATCAGAGAATGGGAATTCCATCTCCATGAAAGA caTTTTTGGGGCCTACAGCATGGATGTGATCACTGCCACATCATTTGGTGTGAATGTTGATTCCCTCAACAATCCACAGGATCCTTTtgtggaaaaaataaagaagatctTAAAATTTGATATCTTTGATCCATTGTTCCTCATAGTGA CACTCTTTCCATTCCTTATTCCAATATTTGATGCGTTAAATATCTGCTTGTTTCCAAAAGatgttataagcttttttaaaacttCTGTACAGCGAATGAAGGAGGATCGCATTCAAGATAAAGCAAAG caaaGAGTGGATTTTCTTCAGCTGATGATAAACTCCCAGAGTTCCAACATCAAGGAGTCTCATAAAG CTTTATCCGATCTGGAGATTGTGGCTCagtctattatttttatttttgctggcTATGAGACCACCAGCAGCGctctttcctttgctttgtatTTACTGGCCACTCACCCTGACGTCCAGAAGAAACTGCAGGATGAAATTGATGCAGCTCTGCCCAATAAG gCACCTGCCACCTATGATACCCTGGTCCAGATGGAGTATCTGGACATGGTAGTGGATGAAACTCTCAGATTATATCCAATTGCTGGAAGACTTGAGAGGGTCTGTAAGAAAGATGTTGAAATCAATGGGGTGCTCATTCCCAAAGGGACTGTGATGATGGTACCAACCTTTGCTCTTCACAGAGACCCAAAGCATTGGCCAGAGCCTGAGGAGTTCCACCCCGAAAG GTTCAGCAAGAAAAATCAGGGTAGCATTAATCCTTACACATACCTGCCCTTTGGGGATGGACCCAGAAACTGCATTGGCATGAGGTTTGCGCTCATGAACATGAAACTTGCTCTTGTCAGAGTCCTGCAGAACTTCTCCTTCCAGCCTTGCAAGGAAACTCAG ATCCCTTTAAAAATAGGCAAGCAAGGACTTCTTCAACCAGAAAAACCAATCCTTCTAAAGGTTGTGTCAAGAGATGAGACTGTAAGTGGAGCTTGA